Part of the Caldalkalibacillus uzonensis genome, AAACCGGAATCATCTGCCAAGGTGGGCAAATTGTAGTGGCGGTGATACGCCTCCGCCTTTCTAAGGGCATTCTCTTCAAAAGTGGCTCCATCTTCCATTACGGATGGGATTCCACCTGGCATATCTTCCAGAGTAAGGACTTGGATTCCCAGCGGTTCGAGCAGCATAGCATATTCCTTTTGTTTCCCCCGGTTTTGAGTGGCCAGTAAGATATTCATGATGACTATTCCCCTTTTGTCCCTAGTTGGGCAGTTGTTGCTCCGTCCCGGTTACTTTTTCTGTAGTAGCAGGCTCAGGTTTACGGCCAATATGGTCTGCAATAGGACCTAACACATCCTTTTGCAGGTTAATCAGCTCCTGAATCCCTTTTTCAGCATAGGCCAGAAGTGTATTCAACTGCTCACGGGTGAAAGGATGCTCTTCCCCTGTACCCTGGATCTCCACAAATTCCCCCTTGCCGGTCATCACGATGTTCATATCCACTCGTGCCTGAGCGTCTTCCTCATAGCACAGATCTAACAAAATTTCATTATCCTCCAGGATGCCTACACTGGTCGCAGCCAAAAAATCACGTACCGGAATGTGACTGATTTGCTCTCTTTCGACCAATTTGTAGAGAGCAAAGCATAAAGCCGTAAACGCCCCTGTAATCGAGGCGGTGCGCGTGCCCCCATCGGCTTGAATGACGTCACAGTCCAGCCAGATGGTCCGCTCTCCCATCGCTTCGAGATCTACAACAGAACGCAGGGCACGGCCGATTAAACGCTGGATTTCCATGGTCCGTCCGCTCAACTTGCCTTTGGCTGCCTCACGAACATTGCGCTGTTCTGTAGCCCGGGGCAGCATAGCATATTCTGCCGTCACCCAGCCTTTACCTTGTCCACGCATGAACGGTGGTACTTTGTCTTCAACAGTCGCCGTACAAATCACACGTGTATCCCCCACTTCAATCAACACGGAACCTTCCGCATGTTTAATGTAATGGGGATGAATTTTAACTTGGCGCAATTGATCCAAACCGCGTTGGTCTCTTCTCATTACACACTTCCTCTCCTCGCGTCTCCTAATTCTGTTATAGGGTGCTCACCCTTGACTTTTTCCATCCGCTCCAATTGTTAGAAGTACCTGTCATAAAGGAGAAAAAGAGGTGAGCAGCATAGCTACCTCTTTTTGCCCTCCTATTATACCAATCTTCACCATTAAAAGCTAGCAGCGTTTACTTCAACCGGACGGGAAACCGGCTCAGAAATGCCAGCCACTTCCTGATTCCCTTCCACCATTAGTTTGACCTGAGCCACAGGTGCTAATTCAGTGACTGAAAGAACGATAGCGTTCACAATGTCACTGGAAACAGTGGTTTCCTCTCCGGCCACATTGACCAAGTTTTGGTCAAAGTTCAGCACAGCTAGATCCTTTTCCAAGTAAGCTTCAAGCAATTTGATTTCATTAGAAAGGAGAGAATACAGGCCGGAGCCGGACTCGGGCCCGGCAATCAACTCTTCGATGGTCGCCTTTAATAAGTCATCCGACTTAGGAATCACCCTGGACACAGGCACATAATAATCAAAGTTCCCACTAGGGCTTTGCCCTTTAAAGTAAAGCGTGACAACAGAATTGTTGCCGATTCGCGTGCCATCAGCCACTTCAAGATTGATGCCGTCTTTGCGGGAGAGCGGCTGGTTGATCGGTGTGCCACCCACGGGCATGGTGTCTTGATAGTAGCCATTAATCATAATCTTTACTTTTTCAATGCCGTCAAACTCGGTTAAGGTGAAAGTGATGGCTTCCAAGATGCCTTTTTCATCTTCAGGTTTGTAGTTTTTAAATTCAGACGAGAAGTCAACCACCGCCGTTTGTTCCTCACTGTCAATTTTCACCGTCATTTCTGTCCCAGGCGGCAAAACAGCCCGCATCCCATCGGGAAGCTGCTCTGTCACTGGTCCATCAACAACCAGGTATTCCAGTGCCTGTTTGGCTACTCCTTCCGTATGGGGGACTTTCACGGTTAATGGAACCACACGCCCCTCGTGATCAAAAACATAGATGGTCCGCTCCGTTTCTTTGGCTTCTTCTTTGGTTTCTTCCTCTGCTTCCGCTCCTTCTTCAGACTCACCTCCCTCTTCCAGATTAAACTCAATCTCATCGCCTTCACTGAAGTAATCTTCCTGCGGCGGGTCAATCGGATCAGAACCGGTGTCCCGGCTTGGTCCGAATACACAGCCTGTTAAAAAAACGGCAGCCAGCACCAAGACAAATAACGGCAGGACAATCTTATACCCTTTCATCGTTGATTCCCTCCCTCGACTAGGTTTGTACTATATATACGAGCCCTGGAACTAATATATAACCGATTGTCCCCGTGTATGACCAAAAATTAAGGAGCATCGGCTGGCTTCCAATGCTCCTTGCTGCCTATCCATCATTTTCTCTCGTCACTATATCTGTTTGACCAACGACACTTGGCTGACCTTGACAGGCATGTCAAGCCAAGCTTCAGCAATGCGCTTAAATTGCTTTGTATCGCCACTCGTGAAAAAAAGATGCTCGGGCCGTTCAAACTTTTGTGAGAGCATATTTTTATGAAAAAGTAAGGTACTGACTTCCCGGGCTGTTTCGTCGGCCGAACTGATCAGTTTAACACCGTCACCCATCACATCCTGAATCACCGGGGCTAAAATGGGATAGTGGGTGCAACCCAAGACCAATGTATCCAAATCCTCAGTCAAGAGAGGCAGGAGGGATTTGCGGACAATCCTATAAGCTTGGCTGGTTTGATACTCCCCTTGTTCTACGAGGGGCACAAAATCAGGACAAGCTAAACTTTTCACGTACAAATGAGGATGAATTTGTTTCAGCGCCTTTTCGTATAATCCACTGGCTATTGTTCCCTGAGTGCCGATCACGCCAATTCGCCCAAGCACTGTGGCTTTTATGGCTGCTCTGACCCCGGGGTGTATCACTCCTACGACAGGCATGTGATTGATTTGGCGCAACTCTTCCAAAATAACGGCAGTAGCCGTGTTACAGGCAATTACAATCATCTTCGGCTCAAACTGGTCAAGAAAGTCCAACATTTGATAAGAAAAACGTCTCACTTCTTCTTTTGGGCGGGGACCGTACGGACAACGGGCCGTATCCCCAAAGTAAACAATCTCCTCACGGGGAAGCTGTCGGAGCAGCTCTTGTACCACGGTCAATCCGCCAACGCCCGAATCAATGACAGCTATAGGCTTATTCAACACAATCGCTTCCTTTTCCCAGATGTTTCTCTTTGACGCCCCCAAGTCCCGTTCAAAAGAGCTCAGGCAGAGAGGCTACACGGTTTCCATTTCCTGCTTCATTTCATTGTGCAACAATTCCAGGGAGCGGGCTAACTCGGCTACCTGCTCCTGGGAAAAGCTGTTCAGGACAGAAGCTAAATATTCCCGCCGCGCTTTCAGGACGTCCAAAATAATCTTTCTTCCTTTCTCCTTTAAATGAATGCGCACTACACGCCGGTCATTCGTGTCACGCACACGTTCCACAAGGTCGTTCGCTTCCATCCGGTCCACAAGATCCGTCGTTGTGCTGCAGGCCAGATACATTTTATTTGACAATTCGCCAATCGTCATATCTCCCTCTTCATTCAGCCACTGCAGTGCTACAAATTGGGGAGGCGTGATTGGGAAGTTAGCCAAAATTTCTCGTCCTTTTTGTTTAATAATGGAACTGACATATCGCAATTCACGTTCAATTTCAACGACTTGTTCTTCTGTATAAGGGATCGTCTTCTTTTCCACCGTCGTCCTCCACCTTTATGTTAAATTAGTATTATTATAGCAGAGAACAAGTCCTTTTTCAGTAGGCTGAAGTGTTAAAACCCCCTTTTTTACTCTATGGCGGATCATGCTAAATGTGTGCTAAGGCCTGCTCCAGGTCATAGATAATATCGTCAATGGTTTCAATGCCCACCGACAAACGGACCATCTCCGGCGTGACCCCAGCTTTGCGCTGTTCTTCCTCACTTAATTGTTGATGAGTGGTGCTGGCCGGATGAATAATCAAAGACTTGGCATCACCCACATTGGCCAGATGTGAAAAGAGCTGAACATGATTGATCAGAGCTTCTCCCGCTTTGGCGCCTCCAGTGACTCCGAAGGTGAGGATGGCTCCTTGACCTTTGGGGAGGTACTTACGGGCCAATTCATAGTACGGATTGCCTTCTAAACCCGGATAATTAACCCATTCCACTTTAGGATGTTCGTTTAACCATTGGGCCACTTTCAAGGCGTTTTCACTGTGGCGCTCCATGCGCAAGCTAAGTGTTTCCAAGCCCTGAATAAAAAGAAAAGCATTAAATGGCGCCATAGCCGAGCCCATATCCCTTAACAGCTGTACCCGCGCCTTGATAATATAGGCCAGGGGACCGAAATCTCGCGTATAAACCACGCCATGGTAACTGGGATCCGGCTCTGTCAGGCCGGGAAACTTGCCATTGTCCCACTTAAACTGGCCCGAATCCACAATCACACCGCCGATGGATGTGCCGTGGCCGCCTATAAACTTCGTGGCCGAGTGAACCACAATGTCCGCCCCATATTTAATCGGCTGGCACAAATAGGGGGTGGCAAACGTGTTGTCCACAATCAAGGGCAAACCTGCTTCGTGGGCCAGGTCGGCCATCAGTTCCAGATCAGCCACATCCATTTTTGGATTGCCGATTATTTCAATAAAAATAGCTTTCGTTTTTTCGTTAATGGCCGCTTTAAACTGCTCCGGATCATTAATGTCAGCAAAACGTACTGTCACCCCGATTTTGGGGAGGGTGGTAGAGAACAAGTTGTACGTCCCCCCATAAAGAGAGGAGGAAGCGACAATTTCATCCCCTGCCCCGGCAATGTTAAGAATGGCATATGTAATAGCCGCTTGCCCAGAGGAGACTGCGAGAGCCCCTACACCGCCTTCCAGTTTGGCAATGGTTTGTTCAAAGGCATCCTGAGTGGGATTCATAATGCGGGTATAGATGTTGCCAAACTCTTTTAAGCCAAACAGGTTAGCCGCATGTTCCGTGCTTTCAAACTGATAGGAGGTGGTTTGGTAAATGGGAACAGCCCGCGCACCTGTGGCCGGATCCACCTTTTGCCCCTCGTGCAAACATATCGTTTCAAATCCATATTGACGCTCTTCCGCCATACTTTCTCCACTCCTTTTCATATTAGTTTTACTTTTCTCACCATTATAAAGCATCATTCTGCTCTCTGTCATCCCAAAATAAATGATATGACGGCCCAGTGCAGCATTATCCCTTAAAAGCAGCAGCACCATCATCAACAAACATGGTGTGGGCATTGACAAAAGAGGCTTCCTCACTGGCCAAAAAGTCAACCACTTTGGCCACCTCGCTTGTTGACACTAGGATCTTACTGGCTGTCAGCCAAACGCTTAACCTTCCTTCTAATCCAAGCGCTCAATAATGGTCGCATTGGCCATCCCGTGACCTTCGCACATCGTTTGCAGCCCGTAACGGCCTCCTGTACGCTCCAATTCATGCATCATGGTTGTCATCAACCGGGCTCCAGAGGCGCCGAGCGGATGGCCCAACGCAATAGCGCCCCCATTGGGGTTCAATTTGTGTGGATCGGCTCCCGTTTCAGCCAGCCAGGCCAAGGGAACCGGAGCAAAGGCCTCATTGACTTCAAACACATCAATATCATCCAAACTTAAACCTGCCTTCCGCAGCACCTTCTCGGTAGCCGGTATGGGCCCGGTTAACATTAAAGTCGGATCTGAACCCACTACCACCCGGGCCAGGACGCGAAAGCGCGGCCTCAAGCCAAGTTTTTCCGCCTTTTCCCTGGACATCAAGAGAATAGCTGCAGCACCGTCGCTGATTTGACTGGCGTTGCCTGCATGAATGACACCGTCTTCCTTAAACGAAGGTTTAAGCTGGGACAGTTTTTCCAGTGAGGTATCCTCTCTGGGCCCTTCATCTTGGGTAACTATGGTTTTTGTCCCATCGGCAAGAGTAACCTCAACAGGCATGATTTCACGTTCAAAACGGCCTTCTTTTTGGGCTTGCACCGCCTTGTAATGGCTTTCTAAAGCGAATTGATCCAGCTGCTCGCGGCTGAAGCCCCATTTTTCTGCAATTCTCTCGGCTGATAATCCTTGGTGAATCATTTCATAACGGGAGGTCAGTTTTTCACTCCACCCGGCCCCCTTTAGGTTGGAAAACATGGGTACCCGGGACATGCTCTCCACACCGGCGGCAACAACCACATCCATATCACCGCTTAAGATGGCCTGGGCCGCAAAATGAACGGCTTGTTGGCTGCTGCCACACTGCCGGTCTATCGTGGTACCCGGTACTTTAATGGGGTAGCCGGCGATCAGAGCTGCCAACCTGCCAATGTCTGCTGCTTGCTCACCCACTTGGGTGACACAGCCCATAATCACATCGTCAATACTGTCAGGGGAAATTCCCGCTCTGACCACTAATTCTTTCAATGCTTCTGCCGCCAATTCGTCAGGCCGGATTTGACTCAAGGCCCCGTTTCGTCTGCCAATGGGTGTTCGCACCGCTTCAACAATCACCGCATCACGCATCCTGTCTCATCATCCTTTCCATATTTATTAACAACAAAAATGGCCCCGAAAGAGGGGCCGTGCCGTTAGATATCCAATTCACCTAAACGGACCAATTCAACGACAGCTTGGGAGCGACCTTTGACACCAAGTTTTTGCATAACATTCGAAATATGATTGCGGACCGTTTTTTCACTGATAAACAGCTGGTCTGCAATCTCCTTGGTCGTCTTGTCTTGTACCAGAAGTTCAAACACTTCTCTTTCCCTATTGGTCAGCAATGGCTTCCCATGTTGCTCTTTCCCCTTCAATAAGCACCCCTCCTTGCACGGGCTCAAAAATACAAGGCAAAGGTTACAGTCAAGTTATTTTATGACTGGGGAAAAAGTGTGGTGCTTAAGGGGAGAGAATTTAGGCCTGCGCCTACAGTATATGCACTCAGGCCAGAAGAAGTGAGCAAACAAACTGCCGTTGAATGGACACCCCGATAGAAAACACTTCTCCAGTTTATTCAATTGTCTTTCTCAACATTCACCACACTGTTAACGAGACACTCTTTTGGGCACCGTTAACGACTTAGGCACCCTCGGCCAAAAAGCATAGTGGCGGGTAAACATGGCTGAACCTCCTCTATGGGACTAGAATCAATTTCCCGGTGGTTTGTCTCCCTTTCATCAACGCTTGTACTTTGGCTGCTTCCTCCAGCGCATAGACGCCTCCAATGATCAATTTAAGCTGCCCTTGTTGGACATAGGCCAACAGTTCTTTTAAACTTTGTAGATATAAATCCTGCTTTCTCATGATTTGGGGCAAGAAAAAACCAGTAACGGTATGATTTTTGGCCATCAATTTGACAGGATTAAACTTCGGCGTTTCCTGGCTGGCCAAGCCGTAAATCACCATGCGGCCAAAGGGAGCCAAAATAGATAAGGTTTTGTGAAAAACAGAACCACCCACCATTTCCAAAGCAACATCCACACCCTGGTTATCTGTCAGCTCCAGCACTTTTTGCTCCCACCCATCCTGAGTGTAATCAACAGCTGCATCGGCACCCAAATCAAGAGAGATTTGCCGTTTTTCTTCTGAGCTGGCGGTGGCAATCACCTGGCCGGCGCCAAACAGCTTTGCCAATTGCACGGCCAAGGTTCCTACGCCGCCCGCTGCGGCATGGACCAGGACCCGTTCTCCCTGTTGCAGCTGCCCAGATGTTTTTAAAACATGATAAGCGGTTAAACCTTGCACCAAAAGGGCGGCGGCCTGGCGATCATCCACGCCCTCCGGGACAGGGACCAGTGAACGTTCATCAGAGAGTGTATATTCAGCATAGCCTGTGGCTGTTTTGGAGCCTAACAAGGTTACCACCCGCTGGCCCACCTTGACTTGCTCCACTTCATCGCCCACCTCACAAACCACACCGGCCACCTCAGAGCCGGGTACATAGGGTAAGGGGGTAGGTACCACATACTGCCCCTCCCGGCGGGCAATATCGGCAAAATTGACACCGATTGCCTTAATTTCAATTAGCACTTCTTTTCCCTTTGGTTGCGGGCGTTTCAGTTCGACCAGTTCCAGTACTTCCGGTCCGCCAAACTGTTTAAATTGAATGGCTTTCACTATCCTTCTCTCCCTTCCAACACAGATGTTGTGAAATTGACCCTCCGTTGTTCAGTTGATCAACCGCCGCCATCTGCCACCCGCTTGGCTCCTCCACGTTGACCCGTTGTTTCCATGACACCCCATCACTCTCCTGTACTGAATGATGCCTTTTTGAGGCTTAAACTACATTACACTCATTTTGACTTACGTTTGGTGACGGACAGGCTGAGCACAAACTCTAATCGTACCTTCTTCCGTTAAATACGGAACCACTTGGGCGGCATCCCGCTCTGCGGCATAAAGGACCTCATGGCCAAAACCATGGCGCGTCAGTATCTGTCCCACGCGGGAGCATTTTAAAACAGATTCCCCTTGCCCCTTCCGGCTCTGGTAAAACAAGAGGGCAGCCTGGGCCGCATCGGTTAATTCCCACGGTTGACGCTGATGCCGGACCAAGCAATGGGACAAATAACCGGCACCATAGAAATCTTCCAGATTAAAAGCACCCCCTGAACCGGAACAGACAATCAATATGGTTTGGTCATGATGGTCACTCACAATTTTTTGGGCCACACGTTCTCCATTTAAAAACGCTCCAATATACACCTTTTCAGCCCCAGCTGCCTTGCGGATCGCAACGGTGCCGTTGGTGGTGGACAAGATCACCGTTTTGCCTTTGACCTTTTCTTTTAAAAAAGTGGGGCCAGGATCCAAAAAGCCGTCGATGGTTTTTCCTTGGTACTCCCCAGCTAAAAGATGCTCCCCAGCGGAATACACTTTGGCTTTCTGCCTTGCTTCCTCTTCATCCAGGACCGGGATCACCTCTTTGGCACCATGCTCCAACACGGTCACAACCGTGGTAGTGGCCAACAGAATATCCAAGACAATGACCACTTTATCCTCAAGCTTCTCCGTATCCAGCTCTTCCTTGCGCATCAGCAAATGAATTTTACCCATCTGTTCACCTCAAATCTCCTCTCTCGGCATAATGATGGGCAATCTCCACCAACCCGTGCACAAAACCACCCATGCGGGCAAAACGCTCATCCTGTGTTTGCCCTTTTTTCCAACGATAATAAATTTGCTGACAAATGACAGCCAGCTTAAAGTAGGCAAAGGTGAGATAATAGTGCATGTTGGCCACATCCATCCCGCTTTTCTTGGCGTATGCTTCGATAAACTGCTCCCTGGTCATAAACCCGGGCAAAACCGTGACAGGCATTTTGCCAAAGCCATTTCTCAACACATCAGGATCATCGTGCTCCACCCAGTAGCTCAAAGCACAGCCCAAGTCGGCCAAAGGATCCCCGATGGTTGACATCTCCCAGTCAAAAATACCGACGATCTCTGTTAATTCCGGGTCAAACATCACATTATTTAACTTGTAATCGTAATGGATGACGCTGGGCGGGGGTGAGAGCGGGAGATGATCCACCAGCCAAGTGGTTAACGTCTCCACCTGGGGGATCTCGTCTGTTTTGGCCCGCTCATAGCGTCCGATCCAGCCTTTTACCTGCCGCTCCAAAAACCCTTCCGGCCGGCCGATATCCCCCAAACCGGCTGCCTCATAATCAATGCTGTGCAAGCGGACAAGGGTGTCCACCATCAGTTCAGAAATCCGGGCACAAACGGCAGGGGTGCCAGGCCTGTCAGCGGGAAACCCAGTATCCAGTACAACCCCCTTGCGTCGTTCCATAATGAAGAACGGGGCACCGAGCACGCTTTCATCATCGGTAAAGACAAACGGTTGGGGTGCCAAGGGGAAGACGGGATGCAATTTCTTTAAAACACGATATTCCCGTTCCATGTCATGGGCTTTGGGGGCAACCGGCCCGAGCGGGGGACGGCGCAAAACGGCTTCCCAGGATCCGACCTTTAAGAGATAGGTCAGATTGGAATGACCCGCAGCAAACTGTTTGATCTCCAACGGAGCATGTTCAAGGTCAAAATGGTTGCGGAGAAAGGCCTCCAGCTTGGGGATTTTCAGTTCCTCTCCTTTGCGTACGGGAATAACCTCCCCTTTGCTCACAGCGATCCCTCCATACATCATCAGCTTAATTACGAACCCACTTCCGTTTTCATATGGGCTTCCAGCATTTTGGACAAATCAGTGGGGATTGGCTCGCTCTGTTGTTTTTCAAAGTTAAAGTAAATCAAGACGGATTCAGACTTGGCCACAACCTCACCCGACTCCGCATCCTTGATGGTTTGGGCCAGGCGAAAACTTTTTTTGCCGATCCTGCTCACCCAAGTGTGCACTTTTAAGCGTTGGTTAAAGTAGGCTTGTTGCACAAAATCGCAACTGACATGGCCCAGGATAAACGGCCATTCGTCAATGGCCATGTGGGTGCCCAACTGTTCAAAGAATTCAACCCTGGCCTGCTCCAGGTAGATGAAAAAGCTGGTGTTGTTGACATGGCCCAATACATCTGTTTCACAAAAACGGACTTTCAGCTCTGTTTCATGCATCCCTGTAATTCCTCCTATGATTCTGTATTTAATCTGTTTTGTATCTTTATCTAGTTGTTTGTTCAAGACGTTTCGTACATCCTTTAACTACTACCTTCCTTTGAAAACAGACTTGCGCTTTTCATAGAATGCTGCGACCCCTTCCCGGTGGTCTTCCGTGTTGGCCAGAATGGATTGCCCCTTGGCCTCAGCTTCAAGCACTGTCGATAAATCGGATTCAAAACTTGACAGCATTGTTTTCTTCATATAGCCAAAGGCTTTAGTAGGCATAAAAGCTAACTGGCTGGCCAGTTGAACCGTTTCTTCTCCAAGGCGGTCATCACCGACCACCCTGTTAACCAAGCCGATGGCATAAGCCTGTTTGGCATCAATCGTTTCACCAGAAGCAGCCAGCTCCAGGGCCCGGCCCAAACCGATCAGGCGGGGCAAAAAGTAGTGCGTTCCTGCATCAGGCATCAAGCCAATTTTAATAAAGGCTAAACAAAAGTTGGCCGACTCAGAGGCGATTCGGAAATCAGCTGCCAAGGCCACACCAAGACCGGCTCCGTGGGCTGGGCCATGAAC contains:
- the rph gene encoding ribonuclease PH; this encodes MRRDQRGLDQLRQVKIHPHYIKHAEGSVLIEVGDTRVICTATVEDKVPPFMRGQGKGWVTAEYAMLPRATEQRNVREAAKGKLSGRTMEIQRLIGRALRSVVDLEAMGERTIWLDCDVIQADGGTRTASITGAFTALCFALYKLVEREQISHIPVRDFLAATSVGILEDNEILLDLCYEEDAQARVDMNIVMTGKGEFVEIQGTGEEHPFTREQLNTLLAYAEKGIQELINLQKDVLGPIADHIGRKPEPATTEKVTGTEQQLPN
- a CDS encoding GerMN domain-containing protein — encoded protein: MKGYKIVLPLFVLVLAAVFLTGCVFGPSRDTGSDPIDPPQEDYFSEGDEIEFNLEEGGESEEGAEAEEETKEEAKETERTIYVFDHEGRVVPLTVKVPHTEGVAKQALEYLVVDGPVTEQLPDGMRAVLPPGTEMTVKIDSEEQTAVVDFSSEFKNYKPEDEKGILEAITFTLTEFDGIEKVKIMINGYYQDTMPVGGTPINQPLSRKDGINLEVADGTRIGNNSVVTLYFKGQSPSGNFDYYVPVSRVIPKSDDLLKATIEELIAGPESGSGLYSLLSNEIKLLEAYLEKDLAVLNFDQNLVNVAGEETTVSSDIVNAIVLSVTELAPVAQVKLMVEGNQEVAGISEPVSRPVEVNAASF
- the racE gene encoding glutamate racemase; protein product: MVLNKPIAVIDSGVGGLTVVQELLRQLPREEIVYFGDTARCPYGPRPKEEVRRFSYQMLDFLDQFEPKMIVIACNTATAVILEELRQINHMPVVGVIHPGVRAAIKATVLGRIGVIGTQGTIASGLYEKALKQIHPHLYVKSLACPDFVPLVEQGEYQTSQAYRIVRKSLLPLLTEDLDTLVLGCTHYPILAPVIQDVMGDGVKLISSADETAREVSTLLFHKNMLSQKFERPEHLFFTSGDTKQFKRIAEAWLDMPVKVSQVSLVKQI
- a CDS encoding MarR family winged helix-turn-helix transcriptional regulator, which produces MEKKTIPYTEEQVVEIERELRYVSSIIKQKGREILANFPITPPQFVALQWLNEEGDMTIGELSNKMYLACSTTTDLVDRMEANDLVERVRDTNDRRVVRIHLKEKGRKIILDVLKARREYLASVLNSFSQEQVAELARSLELLHNEMKQEMETV
- a CDS encoding homocysteine synthase, yielding MAEERQYGFETICLHEGQKVDPATGARAVPIYQTTSYQFESTEHAANLFGLKEFGNIYTRIMNPTQDAFEQTIAKLEGGVGALAVSSGQAAITYAILNIAGAGDEIVASSSLYGGTYNLFSTTLPKIGVTVRFADINDPEQFKAAINEKTKAIFIEIIGNPKMDVADLELMADLAHEAGLPLIVDNTFATPYLCQPIKYGADIVVHSATKFIGGHGTSIGGVIVDSGQFKWDNGKFPGLTEPDPSYHGVVYTRDFGPLAYIIKARVQLLRDMGSAMAPFNAFLFIQGLETLSLRMERHSENALKVAQWLNEHPKVEWVNYPGLEGNPYYELARKYLPKGQGAILTFGVTGGAKAGEALINHVQLFSHLANVGDAKSLIIHPASTTHQQLSEEEQRKAGVTPEMVRLSVGIETIDDIIYDLEQALAHI
- a CDS encoding thiolase family protein; this translates as MRDAVIVEAVRTPIGRRNGALSQIRPDELAAEALKELVVRAGISPDSIDDVIMGCVTQVGEQAADIGRLAALIAGYPIKVPGTTIDRQCGSSQQAVHFAAQAILSGDMDVVVAAGVESMSRVPMFSNLKGAGWSEKLTSRYEMIHQGLSAERIAEKWGFSREQLDQFALESHYKAVQAQKEGRFEREIMPVEVTLADGTKTIVTQDEGPREDTSLEKLSQLKPSFKEDGVIHAGNASQISDGAAAILLMSREKAEKLGLRPRFRVLARVVVGSDPTLMLTGPIPATEKVLRKAGLSLDDIDVFEVNEAFAPVPLAWLAETGADPHKLNPNGGAIALGHPLGASGARLMTTMMHELERTGGRYGLQTMCEGHGMANATIIERLD
- a CDS encoding helix-turn-helix domain-containing protein; its protein translation is MKGKEQHGKPLLTNREREVFELLVQDKTTKEIADQLFISEKTVRNHISNVMQKLGVKGRSQAVVELVRLGELDI
- a CDS encoding quinone oxidoreductase family protein, with the protein product MKAIQFKQFGGPEVLELVELKRPQPKGKEVLIEIKAIGVNFADIARREGQYVVPTPLPYVPGSEVAGVVCEVGDEVEQVKVGQRVVTLLGSKTATGYAEYTLSDERSLVPVPEGVDDRQAAALLVQGLTAYHVLKTSGQLQQGERVLVHAAAGGVGTLAVQLAKLFGAGQVIATASSEEKRQISLDLGADAAVDYTQDGWEQKVLELTDNQGVDVALEMVGGSVFHKTLSILAPFGRMVIYGLASQETPKFNPVKLMAKNHTVTGFFLPQIMRKQDLYLQSLKELLAYVQQGQLKLIIGGVYALEEAAKVQALMKGRQTTGKLILVP
- a CDS encoding 2-phosphosulfolactate phosphatase, translated to MGKIHLLMRKEELDTEKLEDKVVIVLDILLATTTVVTVLEHGAKEVIPVLDEEEARQKAKVYSAGEHLLAGEYQGKTIDGFLDPGPTFLKEKVKGKTVILSTTNGTVAIRKAAGAEKVYIGAFLNGERVAQKIVSDHHDQTILIVCSGSGGAFNLEDFYGAGYLSHCLVRHQRQPWELTDAAQAALLFYQSRKGQGESVLKCSRVGQILTRHGFGHEVLYAAERDAAQVVPYLTEEGTIRVCAQPVRHQT
- a CDS encoding phosphotransferase family protein; protein product: MYGGIAVSKGEVIPVRKGEELKIPKLEAFLRNHFDLEHAPLEIKQFAAGHSNLTYLLKVGSWEAVLRRPPLGPVAPKAHDMEREYRVLKKLHPVFPLAPQPFVFTDDESVLGAPFFIMERRKGVVLDTGFPADRPGTPAVCARISELMVDTLVRLHSIDYEAAGLGDIGRPEGFLERQVKGWIGRYERAKTDEIPQVETLTTWLVDHLPLSPPPSVIHYDYKLNNVMFDPELTEIVGIFDWEMSTIGDPLADLGCALSYWVEHDDPDVLRNGFGKMPVTVLPGFMTREQFIEAYAKKSGMDVANMHYYLTFAYFKLAVICQQIYYRWKKGQTQDERFARMGGFVHGLVEIAHHYAERGDLR
- a CDS encoding acyl-CoA thioesterase, yielding MHETELKVRFCETDVLGHVNNTSFFIYLEQARVEFFEQLGTHMAIDEWPFILGHVSCDFVQQAYFNQRLKVHTWVSRIGKKSFRLAQTIKDAESGEVVAKSESVLIYFNFEKQQSEPIPTDLSKMLEAHMKTEVGS
- a CDS encoding enoyl-CoA hydratase/isomerase family protein; its protein translation is METIRFEVQDKIATITFNRPRVLNAFNLELHEEFCHALNTAREDEEVRCIVIRGEGRAFSAGADLKAMQERDETVDVGDYLRQTYNRTIKLMTEIEKPIVAAVHGPAHGAGLGVALAADFRIASESANFCLAFIKIGLMPDAGTHYFLPRLIGLGRALELAASGETIDAKQAYAIGLVNRVVGDDRLGEETVQLASQLAFMPTKAFGYMKKTMLSSFESDLSTVLEAEAKGQSILANTEDHREGVAAFYEKRKSVFKGR